Proteins co-encoded in one Glandiceps talaboti chromosome 22, keGlaTala1.1, whole genome shotgun sequence genomic window:
- the LOC144451998 gene encoding rap guanine nucleotide exchange factor 2-like isoform X13, with the protein MDFTIRRSSSLGQLAFLQPRMILPNTPKIIMKSFGKRTSGSGRRGSECLILEPSEMLVIDYPDVQLMRPGQRQSCTTMNLEKLLALEQEEVKIARTQSLGEDEQRRPIIRLERTQSLGDEKVPLELQTVQSLIKRAEQDHGLHIRVPSTPSISDKSSRPSSDSSSYSDLFQPIDSIDVDLTGLVESTVDSDEEDQDQESSESLSVRDIVRDCLEKDPIDRTEDDIEILLDFIRHLPAFANMTLAVRRALCAVMVFAVVDKAGTVVMKDGEELDSWSVILNGHVEINRPDNTLEHLHLGDSFGCAPSLTRQAHRGTMKTKVDDCQFVCIAQSDYYRILHQGEENTRKVEEEGEVVMVTEHRILDGGNRKGHIVIKGTADRLMQHLIEDHSSMDPTFVEDFLMTYRTFLKGSTEVTRNLLQWFRNSCIRDRVTRVVLLWVNNHYNDFESDPQMIEFLEQFEDMLEKQSMTGQLRLLHIACAAKAKQRTITLARSTRDSVLHFSVLGGRERGCGIFISKVEKGSRAQEVGLRRGDQILEVNGHNFERTSHAKALEVLRGTTHLSITVKTNMLAFKEMLNTPENPDRRMSRELARLQSNPRGRLSIPDIAATLTVPSSPTIKSKDKDKKGFATLGHKARIRRAMAKLSILPNKNMHGSDTTLNRTQDDCSMPGKRTSVSSLPSSLLSNSNPDLTAPQNYESLNGRPEFPDNVVKVYKADQTCKYFLVHKETTAREVVMLAMREFGLTDNHNFGKYSLCEVSVASEGVVKQRRLPDHLDNLADRINLNGRYYLKNNMTTEQLIPDEIAVELLKESQVIFLQLNSMEVAIHLTLRDFTIFQAIEQTEYVEDLWQIKSKYGTKKLKEFEELVDQEMFWVVTEICNEPNIVKRMRIVKQFIKIARHCKECKNFNSMFAILSGLGHGAVSRLRATWDKLPGKYTKMFSDLQDFMDPSRNMSKYRNLVNAENVHPPVIPFFPVVKKDLTFIHLGNDSIVDGLINFEKLRMIAKEVRYICRMGSSFFDPKSMFDSTTTLGAPSVALAVLGAVAAPAVAAQRKKAYSRRNSTLPNPKKIWEEAQMVRRVKEYIINTKVIKDEKDLMKLSMICEGAVTADKPPLSAANLSASSQRRNTLPNLAESTVSLTQTKSTSSTASTTSSTQSKRMTFPDEPKTRFGSARSSYTSSYDTTSLDSAHSGASSYDSRSISSVGSASPPVKEHRHQLRARHLSPPPTFNRKPATNLAPRPAYHHGNKFPPPPPPLGNLPLPPDYQTATANLANSPYKPQHNQMKRPPKPPDYHVATSARSRKNITQCIGSTEENNQPQDYYDEDGEQVSVV; encoded by the exons GTTCCACTGGAACTTCAAACCGTTCAGAGTCTTATCAAACGGGCGGAACAAGACCATGGACTACACATACGAGTACCAAGTACGCCGAGTATTAGCGATAAAAGTTCACGTCCCAGTAGCGATTCAAGCAGTTACTCGGATTTGTTCCAGCCAATCGACAGCATTGATGTAGATTTGACTGGGTTAGTAGAAAGTACTGTTGACTCTGATGAAGAAGATCAGGATCAAGAATCATCAGAG TCACTTTCAGTTCGAGACATCGTTCGAGATTGTTTAGAGAAAGATCCCATCGATAGAACTGAAGATGACATTG aaattctGCTTGACTTTATCCGTCATTTACCAGCATTTGCCAACATGACATTGGCAGTGCGGAGAGCACTGTGTGCTGTTATGGTGTTTGCTGTCGTAGACAAGGCTGGAACTGTTGTTATGAAGGACGGTGAAGAG CTTGACTCTTGGTCAGTGATATTAAATGGGCATGTGGAAATCAATAGGCCTGATAACACACTTGAGCATTTACATTTAGGAGATAG TTTTGGTTGTGCGCCCAGCTTAACGAGGCAAGCTCACCGAGGCACTATGAAAACCAAAGTCGATGACTGCCAGTTTGTGTGCATCGCACAAAGTGATTATTACAGAATCCTTCACCAAGGTGAAGAAAACACGAGGAAAGTCGAAGAAGAGGGAGAGGTCGTCATGGTTACTGAACATCGTATTCTTGATGGGGGTAACAGGAAAGGCCATATTGTTATTAAG GGAACGGCAGACAGACTTATGCAACACTTGATAGAAGATCATTCCAGTATGGATCCAACATTTGTGGAAGATTTCCTGATGACTTACAGAACATTCCTTAAAGGTTCCACAGAAGTTACCAGAAATTTATTACAATGGTTTAGAAATTCTTGCATTAGGGATAGG GTAACACGGGTGGTACTACTATGGGTCAATAATCATTATAATGACTTCGAAAGTGATCCACAAATGATAGAATTTTTAGAACAGTTTGAAGACATGCTGGAAAAACAG AGTATGACGGGACAACTCAGGTTGCTACATATAGCATGTGCTGCCAAAGCAAAACAAAGGACCATAACATTG gCACGGTCAACAAGAGATTCAGTACTTCATTTTTCAGTATTAGGTGGACGTGAAAGAGGCTGcggtatttttatttcaaaagtagaAAAGGGATCCAGAGCACAAGAAGTTGGTTTGAGAAGGGGAGACCAa ATTTTAGAAGTTAATGGCCATAATTTTGAAAGGACATCCCATGCTAAAGCATTAGAAGTGCTTCGAGGAACAACTCATCTATCAATTACAGTAAAAACTAACATGTTAG CCTTCAAAGAGATGCTTAATACACCTGAAAATCCAGATCGGAGAATGAGCCGAGAACTAGCACGTTTACAGTCGAACCCTAGAGGGCGCTTGTCCATTCCTGACATTGCTGCGACACTCACTGTCCCTTCATCGCCAACAATAAAGAGTAAAGACAAAGACAAGAAAGGGTTTGCTACTCTAGGACATAAAGCCAGGATACGAAGAGCGATGGCAAAACTGAGTATTCTACcaaataaaaacatgcatgGCAG tgATACAACACTTAACAGAACTCAGGATGATTGTAGCATGCCTGGCAAACGGACAAGTGTTTCCAGTTTACCCAGCAGTCTCTTGAGTAATAGTAACCCCGACCTGACAGCGCCACAAAATTATGAATCGTTGAACGGCCGTCCCGAGTTCCCAGACAATGTTGTCAAAGTGTATAAAGCCGATcaaacttgtaaatattttctTGTACATAAG GAGACAACAGCGAGAGAAGTAGTCATGTTAGCAATGAGAGAATTTGGGTTGACCGACAACCATAATTTTGGAAAATACTCACTGTGTGAGGTGTCCGTGGCTTCAGAAGGTGTAGTAAAACAGCGACGACTGCCAGACCATTTAGATAATCTTGCCGATAGGATAAACCTAAATGGACGATATTACCTGAAAAATAATATGACTACAGAGCAGCTGATACCAGATGAAATTGCTGTG GAACTTTTAAAAGAGAGTCAAGTTATTTTCCTTCAACTCAATAGCATGgaagttgcaatacatttaacaTTAAGAGATTTCACCATTTTCCAAGCCATTGAACAGACAGAGTACGTAGAGGATTTATGGCAGATCAAATCAAAGTATGGCACTAAGAAACTTAAAGAATTTGAAGAA CTTGTTGACCAAGAGATGTTTTGGGTGGTTACCGAAATCTGCAATGAACCAAATATAGTCAAGAGAATGAGAATTGTCAAACAATTCATTAAAATAGCAA GGCATTGTAAAGAATGCAAAAACTTTAACTCAATGTTTGCAATCCTGAGTGGGCTAGGCCATGGTGCTGTATCAAGATTGCGAGCGACTTGGGACAAACTACCGGGAAAGTACACCAAGATGTTTAGCGATCTTCAAGACTTCATGGACCCATCAAGAAATATGTCCAAGTATAGGAACTTAGTCAACGCAGAGAATGTACATCCACCTGTT atTCCATTTTTCCCAGTGGTTAAGAAAGACCTGACATTTATTCATCTTGGCAATGATTCTATTGTGGATGGCctcattaattttgaaaaacttcGGATGATAGCAAAAGAAGTTCGGTACATCTGTAGAATGGGATCATCGTTTTTT GATCCTAAAAGTATGTTTGATAGTACAACAACTCTCGGTGCACCAAGTGTAGCGTTGGCGGTTCTCGGTGCCGTAGCGGCACCAGCAGTGGCTGCGCAGAGGAAAAAGGCATACAGTCGAAGAAATTCAACGTTACCAAATCCTAAGAAAATATGGGAAGAG GCACAAATGGTCAGAAGGGTGAAGGAATACATTATTAACACCAAAGTAATTAAAGATGAAAAAGACCTGATGAAGCTGTCTATGAtctgtgagggcgctgtcacgGCAG ATAAACCACCTCTTAGTGCAGCAAATCTTTCGGCTTCTTCACAAAGAAGGAACACCCTGCCAAACTTGGCAGAAAGTACAGTATCTCTCACACAAACAAAATCTACAAGCTCAACTGCAAGCACCACATCAAGTACACAATCCAAGAGAATGACGTTTCCCGACGAACCTAAGACAAGATTTG GATCTGCCAGGTCGTCATATACTAGTTCATATGATACAACAAGTCTTGACTCAGCTCACAGTGGTGCTTCAAGTTATGATAGTCGCAGCATTTCGTCCGTCGGATCAGCATCGCCTCCAGTCAAAGAACATCGACACCAGTTGCGAG CCCGGCATTTATCACCCCCGCCAACTTTCAATCGTAAGCCAGCGACCAATCTTGCGCCAAGGCCAGcttatcaccatggaaacaagtttccccctcctcctcctcctcttggGAACCTTCCATTGCCCCCCGACTATCAAACCGCCACAGCCAATTTAG CAAACAGTCCATACAAACCTCAACACAATCAAATGAAGAGGCCACCCAAACCGCCAGACTATCACGTGGCTACTTCGGCCCGATCACGTAAGAATATCACACAATGTATAG GTTCTACTGAAGAAAATAATCAACCACAAGATTACTACGATGAAG ATGGAGAGCAGGTGTCGGTGGTATAA
- the LOC144451998 gene encoding rap guanine nucleotide exchange factor 2-like isoform X10 produces the protein MDFTIRRSSSLGQLAFLQPRMILPNTPKIIMKSFGKRTSGSGRRGSECLILEPSEMLVIDYPDVQLMRPGQRQSCTTMNLEKLLALEQEEVKIARTQSLGEDEQRRPIIRLERTQSLGDEKVPLELQTVQSLIKRAEQDHGLHIRVPSTPSISDKSSRPSSDSSSYSDLFQPIDSIDVDLTGLVESTVDSDEEDQDQESSESLSVRDIVRDCLEKDPIDRTEDDIEILLDFIRHLPAFANMTLAVRRALCAVMVFAVVDKAGTVVMKDGEELDSWSVILNGHVEINRPDNTLEHLHLGDSFGCAPSLTRQAHRGTMKTKVDDCQFVCIAQSDYYRILHQGEENTRKVEEEGEVVMVTEHRILDGGNRKGHIVIKGTADRLMQHLIEDHSSMDPTFVEDFLMTYRTFLKGSTEVTRNLLQWFRNSCIRDRVTRVVLLWVNNHYNDFESDPQMIEFLEQFEDMLEKQSMTGQLRLLHIACAAKAKQRTITLARSTRDSVLHFSVLGGRERGCGIFISKVEKGSRAQEVGLRRGDQILEVNGHNFERTSHAKALEVLRGTTHLSITVKTNMLAFKEMLNTPENPDRRMSRELARLQSNPRGRLSIPDIAATLTVPSSPTIKSKDKDKKGFATLGHKARIRRAMAKLSILPNKNMHGSDTTLNRTQDDCSMPGKRTSVSSLPSSLLSNSNPDLTAPQNYESLNGRPEFPDNVVKVYKADQTCKYFLVHKETTAREVVMLAMREFGLTDNHNFGKYSLCEVSVASEGVVKQRRLPDHLDNLADRINLNGRYYLKNNMTTEQLIPDEIAVELLKESQVIFLQLNSMEVAIHLTLRDFTIFQAIEQTEYVEDLWQIKSKYGTKKLKEFEELVDQEMFWVVTEICNEPNIVKRMRIVKQFIKIARHCKECKNFNSMFAILSGLGHGAVSRLRATWDKLPGKYTKMFSDLQDFMDPSRNMSKYRNLVNAENVHPPVIPFFPVVKKDLTFIHLGNDSIVDGLINFEKLRMIAKEVRYICRMGSSFFDPKSMFDSTTTLGAPSVALAVLGAVAAPAVAAQRKKAYSRRNSTLPNPKKIWEEAQMVRRVKEYIINTKVIKDEKDLMKLSMICEGAVTADKPPLSAANLSASSQRRNTLPNLAESTVSLTQTKSTSSTASTTSSTQSKRMTFPDEPKTRFGATSPKNLRKLLALSEEGQKRMKSKGTLNIFRPSKSANASPTSSPSNSPPEMRRQQLRRPPSLQRSQTDTSESGVGSAGSSIGSSDTHSADRIKAHLPGGSARSSYTSSYDTTSLDSAHSGASSYDSRSISSVGSASPPVKEHRHQLRANSPYKPQHNQMKRPPKPPDYHVATSARSRSTEENNQPQDYYDEDGEQVSVV, from the exons GTTCCACTGGAACTTCAAACCGTTCAGAGTCTTATCAAACGGGCGGAACAAGACCATGGACTACACATACGAGTACCAAGTACGCCGAGTATTAGCGATAAAAGTTCACGTCCCAGTAGCGATTCAAGCAGTTACTCGGATTTGTTCCAGCCAATCGACAGCATTGATGTAGATTTGACTGGGTTAGTAGAAAGTACTGTTGACTCTGATGAAGAAGATCAGGATCAAGAATCATCAGAG TCACTTTCAGTTCGAGACATCGTTCGAGATTGTTTAGAGAAAGATCCCATCGATAGAACTGAAGATGACATTG aaattctGCTTGACTTTATCCGTCATTTACCAGCATTTGCCAACATGACATTGGCAGTGCGGAGAGCACTGTGTGCTGTTATGGTGTTTGCTGTCGTAGACAAGGCTGGAACTGTTGTTATGAAGGACGGTGAAGAG CTTGACTCTTGGTCAGTGATATTAAATGGGCATGTGGAAATCAATAGGCCTGATAACACACTTGAGCATTTACATTTAGGAGATAG TTTTGGTTGTGCGCCCAGCTTAACGAGGCAAGCTCACCGAGGCACTATGAAAACCAAAGTCGATGACTGCCAGTTTGTGTGCATCGCACAAAGTGATTATTACAGAATCCTTCACCAAGGTGAAGAAAACACGAGGAAAGTCGAAGAAGAGGGAGAGGTCGTCATGGTTACTGAACATCGTATTCTTGATGGGGGTAACAGGAAAGGCCATATTGTTATTAAG GGAACGGCAGACAGACTTATGCAACACTTGATAGAAGATCATTCCAGTATGGATCCAACATTTGTGGAAGATTTCCTGATGACTTACAGAACATTCCTTAAAGGTTCCACAGAAGTTACCAGAAATTTATTACAATGGTTTAGAAATTCTTGCATTAGGGATAGG GTAACACGGGTGGTACTACTATGGGTCAATAATCATTATAATGACTTCGAAAGTGATCCACAAATGATAGAATTTTTAGAACAGTTTGAAGACATGCTGGAAAAACAG AGTATGACGGGACAACTCAGGTTGCTACATATAGCATGTGCTGCCAAAGCAAAACAAAGGACCATAACATTG gCACGGTCAACAAGAGATTCAGTACTTCATTTTTCAGTATTAGGTGGACGTGAAAGAGGCTGcggtatttttatttcaaaagtagaAAAGGGATCCAGAGCACAAGAAGTTGGTTTGAGAAGGGGAGACCAa ATTTTAGAAGTTAATGGCCATAATTTTGAAAGGACATCCCATGCTAAAGCATTAGAAGTGCTTCGAGGAACAACTCATCTATCAATTACAGTAAAAACTAACATGTTAG CCTTCAAAGAGATGCTTAATACACCTGAAAATCCAGATCGGAGAATGAGCCGAGAACTAGCACGTTTACAGTCGAACCCTAGAGGGCGCTTGTCCATTCCTGACATTGCTGCGACACTCACTGTCCCTTCATCGCCAACAATAAAGAGTAAAGACAAAGACAAGAAAGGGTTTGCTACTCTAGGACATAAAGCCAGGATACGAAGAGCGATGGCAAAACTGAGTATTCTACcaaataaaaacatgcatgGCAG tgATACAACACTTAACAGAACTCAGGATGATTGTAGCATGCCTGGCAAACGGACAAGTGTTTCCAGTTTACCCAGCAGTCTCTTGAGTAATAGTAACCCCGACCTGACAGCGCCACAAAATTATGAATCGTTGAACGGCCGTCCCGAGTTCCCAGACAATGTTGTCAAAGTGTATAAAGCCGATcaaacttgtaaatattttctTGTACATAAG GAGACAACAGCGAGAGAAGTAGTCATGTTAGCAATGAGAGAATTTGGGTTGACCGACAACCATAATTTTGGAAAATACTCACTGTGTGAGGTGTCCGTGGCTTCAGAAGGTGTAGTAAAACAGCGACGACTGCCAGACCATTTAGATAATCTTGCCGATAGGATAAACCTAAATGGACGATATTACCTGAAAAATAATATGACTACAGAGCAGCTGATACCAGATGAAATTGCTGTG GAACTTTTAAAAGAGAGTCAAGTTATTTTCCTTCAACTCAATAGCATGgaagttgcaatacatttaacaTTAAGAGATTTCACCATTTTCCAAGCCATTGAACAGACAGAGTACGTAGAGGATTTATGGCAGATCAAATCAAAGTATGGCACTAAGAAACTTAAAGAATTTGAAGAA CTTGTTGACCAAGAGATGTTTTGGGTGGTTACCGAAATCTGCAATGAACCAAATATAGTCAAGAGAATGAGAATTGTCAAACAATTCATTAAAATAGCAA GGCATTGTAAAGAATGCAAAAACTTTAACTCAATGTTTGCAATCCTGAGTGGGCTAGGCCATGGTGCTGTATCAAGATTGCGAGCGACTTGGGACAAACTACCGGGAAAGTACACCAAGATGTTTAGCGATCTTCAAGACTTCATGGACCCATCAAGAAATATGTCCAAGTATAGGAACTTAGTCAACGCAGAGAATGTACATCCACCTGTT atTCCATTTTTCCCAGTGGTTAAGAAAGACCTGACATTTATTCATCTTGGCAATGATTCTATTGTGGATGGCctcattaattttgaaaaacttcGGATGATAGCAAAAGAAGTTCGGTACATCTGTAGAATGGGATCATCGTTTTTT GATCCTAAAAGTATGTTTGATAGTACAACAACTCTCGGTGCACCAAGTGTAGCGTTGGCGGTTCTCGGTGCCGTAGCGGCACCAGCAGTGGCTGCGCAGAGGAAAAAGGCATACAGTCGAAGAAATTCAACGTTACCAAATCCTAAGAAAATATGGGAAGAG GCACAAATGGTCAGAAGGGTGAAGGAATACATTATTAACACCAAAGTAATTAAAGATGAAAAAGACCTGATGAAGCTGTCTATGAtctgtgagggcgctgtcacgGCAG ATAAACCACCTCTTAGTGCAGCAAATCTTTCGGCTTCTTCACAAAGAAGGAACACCCTGCCAAACTTGGCAGAAAGTACAGTATCTCTCACACAAACAAAATCTACAAGCTCAACTGCAAGCACCACATCAAGTACACAATCCAAGAGAATGACGTTTCCCGACGAACCTAAGACAAGATTTG GGGCCACATCACCTAAAAATCTGAGAAAACTTCTCGCTCTGTCAGAAGAGGGACAAAAACGTATGAAAAGTAAAGGTACTTTGAACATATTCAGACCATCAAAAAGTGCTAATGCTTCGCcaacatcatcaccatcaaattCTCCACCAGAAATGAGACGGCAGCAGCTACGTAGGCCGCCCAGTTTACAGCGCTCGCAGACAGATACGAGTGAAAGCGGTGTTGGGAGTGCAGGCAGTAGTATAGGAAGTTCAGATACTCATTCAGCTGATAGAATCAAAGCACATCTCCCTGGAG GATCTGCCAGGTCGTCATATACTAGTTCATATGATACAACAAGTCTTGACTCAGCTCACAGTGGTGCTTCAAGTTATGATAGTCGCAGCATTTCGTCCGTCGGATCAGCATCGCCTCCAGTCAAAGAACATCGACACCAGTTGCGAG CAAACAGTCCATACAAACCTCAACACAATCAAATGAAGAGGCCACCCAAACCGCCAGACTATCACGTGGCTACTTCGGCCCGATCAC GTTCTACTGAAGAAAATAATCAACCACAAGATTACTACGATGAAG ATGGAGAGCAGGTGTCGGTGGTATAA